The genomic window gggtgttgaagaggggcgggaggaggaagaggaggaggttgGAGCGCGCTCGCGCTTGGCCTCGCGCCCGcgcggagggagggggagaggggcgcgcgcgcgcacgctcGCGTTCTCGCTcgctccatccatccatcctccggTCGCGGCACGCGCGCGCGCTCCGGGCTCGCGCCGCACCCCCCGCCCGGGAGAGGCGGGctggagtggggggcggggggaggggcgcgcGGACGGCGCGCGGACTGCGcgcgggcggggggaggggaggaggaggaggcggcgacGGGacgagaagggaggggaaggggccatGGCCGCCCGGTGAGGCGGCGAGGCGGGGGGGCGGCCCGACCCCCCGGCCCCGGGCCCTGGGCCCCGGGGAGAGGCGAGGACGGACCGACGGACATGGGGCTCCggagcagccgccgccgccgccgccgccggaggACGCGGCCCTGAGAGGCCGCCGGGCCCCGGCGCGGCCCCCCGGGCGGGGTGAGTACGGGACGGAGACGGGGACGGGGGAGGGgcctgcggggggcggggggcggggcccgaggcggggcttgggccccctccccccaggtctGGGTCAgcgccccttcccctccccccgggCCGACGCGGAAACGCCCGGCTTCCCCCGGCTTCCCGGCCCGGCCGGGGCCCCCAGCTCTCCCCCTGTCTGGGTCCCCCCTGGGCGGGGCAGGGCCggccggggagggggcgcggggccTTTGTTAGGGAGCCAGGCCCCAGCCCCCGGGACAATAGAGACACCCTCCCGGACTCCTCTCCCCGGCCGGCTGGGGCTGTCGGCGGGCGGGGAAGGAGAGGGGCCGGGACGCGTCCCACTCTGCCCACTCTCTAGGGGTCGGACTGTCCCGGACTGGCGCCGGCCTCGGGCGGCTCGGCTCTCCTCCCCCCAGTCGGTATGATGCAGCAGCAGTGCCGCAGGGACGGGGGAAGAGCCGAGGCCCGGCCTcctaccctccccagtgcccctgGCTCATTTGTCAGTCCCCACCCCACTCTAGGCCAGCAGCTCCTTAAACTCGTACCCACCGTACAGAGGGGCCCCGGACTGTGGGCGCTGTTTCTGATTCCTTTGGTGGGGATTCCTGGACTTTGGGGCTCTTGGAGAGACTTCCGGGCTGGtcctgagggagggagggtggttaTCTAAAAGAAGAACAGGTAAGGGGAGTGCCCACTCCCGGCATGCCATCCCAGGCGGGCTCTACCCCTCTTCTTGATCATGGTGGCTGGAAAGGCTCCTTCAGCTCTCGGTTTCTGTGGGCTCTGTTCCCCTGCTGTAGTCACAGGCTTATTTCAAGGGAAGACAGAGTGGGGTGAAGGTTGTAGGGTTCTAGGGCCATTCCTACTTCTGGTAGCAGTACCCCCCCAAGTGGACATCCTGGCTGAAAGCAGAGGTGACTCTGAGGAGAGCCTAGGGAAGGGGGGGGTGCATTTAGGAGTCTGTGCAGTTCTTTGCCACACCCTGTGGGTTTGCTTTGAGGCCTTAgagttccttctcctccccctgctgcatTGCACCATGGGTATGGAAGAGGGGTTTGAGTTTGGGGGACCTGGGGTGAGCTGCTGCCTCCCATAAACCCAGACTTTGTCTGGTAGCAGAGTCCAGGGCCCGAGTTCAGATCTGACTAGGCCGCCTTGGGGTTTCAGGCCCTGAAGGACCATCCAGACTCAGTGAGCCTGGGCCTTGGGGAGGGGTAGATCCTGATGCCAGGATTAGGCTCTGGGCAGCGAGGTGCAGAGGGGAGGTGGCGGTCTTCAGAGGTGCCTTGGCCTCACAccagaaccccccacccccgtgtgtGCAGCCGTGTTGCCGCCCGCTGTGCTATGAGCAGTCAGAGCGCCGTCTCCACAAGAgtttacaaatgaaaatggagGAAATGTCTTTGTCTGGCCTGGATAACAGCAAACTAGAGGTGAGGGCTGCCCCACGCGTGCCTCTAGTTCTTTCTCTGGGCGTTTCTACGCCGCTGTATCTGGCATTCACACCAAAGAGGAATTGGGGTAGTCAGCCTGGTTCCTTAAAGGGAATAGCCAGCCGAGAAGGCCCAAGGATCCGGAAGAAGAAAGGACGCGAAGTCAAGATGGGGAAAATGGCAGAAGAAAGCATGATTTGGGGCCAGGGCGAATGGGCAGATGTGGTTGGTGAGAGTTGCTCTCAGTCCAGGGGACTGTGACTCTTCCTGACCGCGGACGTTCTCCCCTGGGCCCAGGCCATCGCTCAGGAGATATACGCGGACCTGGTTGAGGATTCTTGTTTGGGATTCTGCTTCGAGGTGCACCGGGCTGTCAAGTGTGGCTACTTCTTCCTGGACGACACGGACCCTGATAGCATGAAGGATTTTGGTGAGCTTCAGGGTTGAAGGAGAGCtgtccagcccctgcccccctgGGATCCTTGGAAGTCCCCTCTCTGGCAGCTGGACCAGATGTAGCCCCCAAAGCTGCTGCAAGCCTTCGTggtagagggggtgggggtgggttcaAGAGGCCACGGGGCCATGGGCAGGAAACAAGAGGTCCCCCGCCTGCCCTGATCGCCAcgcctctcctgtccccagagaTCGTGGACCAGCCGGGGTTGGACATCTTTGGACAGGTTTTCAACCAGTGGAAGAGCAAGGAGTGTGTCTGCCCCAACTGCAGTCGCAGTATCGCTGCCTCCCGCTTCGCTCCCCATCTGGAGAAGTGCCTGGGGATGGGCCGGAACAGCAGCCGCATCGCCAATCGCCGGTGAGGACCCAAAGCTGCGAGGCTCCGCTCTCTCGTGCCATGTTCTGAGGCATagtccccctccccctggggccTTGGTAGGGCTCAGGGGTGGCACATGCTTGGCCTTTGCGGCCAGTGGCAGGGAGAGGTGGCTGCCTTGaccctttctcttctgttccattggcaGGATTGCCAATAGCAACAATATGAACAAGTCGGAGAGTGACCAAGAGGATAATGATGACATCAATGACAACGACTGGTCCTATGGCTCAGAGAAGAAAGGTGTTTGGGGACTCCGGGGAAGCTGGGATGGGGGGCGGGCATCGGGGTGAGGTGGGCAAGTGGGAGTTGGGTAGGTAATGGTCACAAGTTGTTAGGTTGAGTGAGGAGGGGAGAATGTGGCTTGGTGTGTTTCCGTGGGGTTCTAGATTGAGAACTTAGGTTGAGTGACCCTGaccttttgtttttgtctgataCAGCCAAGAAGAGAAAATCAGACAAGGTGAGAGCCGGGGCAAGCATGAGGGAAATTTGGGCGAAGGACAGAACCCTCCCCTTTGGGCAGGGAGTCCTCGGGTGTCTTGACTCAAGTGTGAGGTCATGGGGTTCCTCACTGGGTTTCGGGATGAGGGTGTCTGTGGTGGGCAGGAGGGCAGTGGAGGCcttgggggagaaggggaggacgGAATATGGGTAGGTGGGCCTCTTACTGGGGAGGAAGAGTAGGAATTTGAGGATGTTTCTTTGTcaaatcttttttccttccctgggtTCTCGGCTCCCCCTTATCGTTACCCTTTCCCCAAAGCTGTGGTATCTCCCATTCCAGAACCCCAATTCCCCTCGAAGATCCAagtctttaaaacacaaaaatggtAAGTGGGGCTTGAACGATGGGGGTGATTCTAGGTACGTCTGCTGGGACTCACTGctggagggtggaggtggggtctTAGGGGAGCCGGGGTATCGAGGGAGGGCCTGTGATCCTTCTGTcacccccacttcctctctggtTATTTTCAGGGTTCTCTGTCTGTACCTCTGCATCAAACacccttccccttcttttttcttcttcaggggAACTTAGCAATTCGGATCCTTTTAAGGTGAGTGGGTGCCGCCCCTCTAAGGTTCTCTCTCATTTCCCCAGTTGTGAGTTGGGTGGGATTTGGACGGGTGGGGATCAGAATGCTGAGGCCAGAAGCACTAGACGGGGTATTTTGGTCTTGCGTATTTCTGTTCTCGCTGGGCTCCAGCCCCTTCCCGACAAAGCAGGTGGGATGGGAAGAGTGTCCCCGGAAAAGTGCCGGGTTGGCTCAGGGCCCTACCCCCACAGAGAAGGACCAGAGGGACTGGTTCCCCAACcccatctgcccccccccccagccccccgagCCGCCTTTTCTCTGACCTGTACCTTTGATTCTCCCCTAGTATAACAACTCAACTGGGATCAGCTACGAAACCCTGGGGCCGGACGAGCTGCGTAACCTGCTCACCACGGTGAGAGACCGGCGAGGGGGAGGCCCTTGGGAGTGGGCTGGAGCCATAGGCAGTGGTCCCGTCCCTGGAAGAGGCTGGTGACAGCAGTCAGGGCCACCTAGCTCACTCTCTCTGGAATTAGGTTTCCCGGCCTGTGGTAGTCTGGGACTGTCTGTTCTGGATACCTTGGGGCCGATTTCTGCCTGCCGATTTCTAGCATCTGCACAGAGGAGAATACCTAGTGTCTAGAGTGGGTTCCCCTCCGTCCCTCCTTTCAGCTTATATTCCTCTTCCAGCAATGTGGGGTGATTTCTGAACACACCAAGAAGATGTGCACAAGGTGAGCTTAGAACCTAGAAAAGGGGGCCGGGGTCCCTTCCGCACACTCATCCTGGGCATGGGTCGAGAGTACCCTTGGACTTGAGCAATGGGGCCCCcaccctttccctccttcctctaaTGGTCAGGCCTTAGGCCACAATCTGGGGGCACTCTGTTTATCCCCTCCCTGTCTGTGTCCGTTCCTCCCACCTCTGCTAGGGGAAAGGGGCTTCACCTGAGGTTCTCAGACTGTTCCTGCCTTGTCAGGGTCTGACGAGTTCTCTCCCCACCAGGTCCGTGCGCTGCCCCCAGCACACAGATGAGCAGCGGCGAGCCGTGCGCATTTATTTCCTCGGACCCTCAGCGTAAGGGAGCCTCCGGGGAGGGTGGTGGGTTGCGGAAGATTAGGATGATGATTGGTATCCCTGAAGCCCTTCTTTGACCCCTCTTCTTTCCAGCGTCCTTCCAGAGGTCGAGAGTTCCCTGGATAATGACAGCTTTGACATGACTGACAGCCAGGCCCTGATCAGCCGACTTCAATGGGACGGCTCCTCTGATCTCTCGCCCTCCGATTCAGGCTCCTCCAAGACGAGTGAGAATCAGGGATGGGGTCTAGGTAGGTGATGCATCTGGGCCCCATGGGCTCTCCGCCCAAAGCCAGGGTTGTGGGCACGCCCGTGTTCTCCTGACAGCCCGGCCTGCATCCATGGTGCCTCTCTCTCTTCAGGTACCAACAGCTCTGAGTCAcggaaaaccaagaaaaagaaatcccatcTGAGCCTGGTAGGGACTGCCTCCAGCCTGGGCTCcaacaagaagaagaagccaAAGCCACCGGCACCCCCGACGCCCAGCATCTACGATGACATCAACTGACTTGGGTGCAAGGGTTAGCCTTTGGCTGAGCAGAGccctctctcccaacccccacccaggtGGCAAAGCCTGGCGAATGGACGGCTGCTGGGGGTTTGGGCTTGGGAAGCTTGGTGGGGCCAGGCAGGCAGAGGATCCAGTTATGCGCCCCTGGGGGGTGTCAGGGTCCTCTGCGACGGAGCACGACCCCTTGGCATGCAGGACTCAGACCTGGACATATTATGCCTTGGACATAAGTTCGGTGGGGAGGCGGTTTTCCTATTTATTCTGTGAGTTACTGGATGTCCAGCTAGGCCAGGGGCCTGACCTGGGCACTGTGCCAGGGcactgcctgccccccaccccaggaactGGACTAAGCCCTGCCGAGAAGCATTGTGGCTACCGGGGAGGCTGTGGGTTGGAAGCTGAGCCTGGAGGGGGCCTCCCCCAGCCGCCCTCAGCAATGTGAATGGGTCCGGTGCTTGGAgctgaggggcagggctgggtgtgTCCTGTCTGTGTGCAGAATCCTATCAGATGCCCCCAATCCGAGGGGTAGGCAGGCCCAGCAAGCTGTCTGCTGAGGTGGGTGTCCAGAACTGCCACCGCCTTCCCTGCCCCTCACAGGGGCAGCCCTTTCCCCTCAGTCCCCATGGGCCTCCTTGGCAGCAGGAGCTGTCCTTTTGTTGTTGGGTGCCAGGAAAGGGCCTCCAGCCTCTACAGCTTCACGGAAGAGGCAAGGGGAGGGTAGGAAGAGGGAGCTATGTATCAGAATGACTCCCCCCCCCCTACCTTTCCTCCCTGACCCAGGGCTggtgaggagtggggccccaaggtGAGAGGGAACGGTGCtgctttatttgaaatgttttcttaccTCATTCCCTGCCCCCGGAAGGGGCCCAGCCTCACCCTCCTGGGGTGGCCCCATGTTCCTcccgcctcccctgccccactgcccTAGCAGGGCAGTCCAAGTTCCCAACTGCTGCTTGCTACCCCCTCCTTCACCTTGACCAGCTTCAGTTCCTCTCTCGATGCTCCTGCCTCCGAAGCCTGCCCTGTTTCCCCTTCCTTAGCCgcttttaagttatttattctGTACTCGTGGTTTGGGGCTCTGAGGAAAATCCTGATCTTTTACCTCTCCCCCTTTGCTAGGAGTTGGGGTGGGCAGAGGCTAGTCTCCGTGCTCTGGGTTGTCAGTGGAGGGCTGTCGTGCCTCGGCATTGCCCCTCTGTGGGACTGTCATGCCAGTGTGCCCACCTGCCTGGTCTACATCCTGAAAAGATGTACCGTCCCACCTCCACGTGGGCACCATCGCTCCCAGGAGCCGAGCTGGAGGACTACGGtctgggctgggagcagagctgaCTGACACAGGGATGGAGTTGACCCTGAGCCATGTTCTCTGGCATTTGCTGGATGTGAACCCTGCCCTCTTCCCAGGAGGAGCATCCCACATTTGGGTAGCTAGTACCCAGGACTGGTTGGACTGATTTTGGGTTAGGGACCCTAGAGGGTTAAGGGAACAACAAGAGATAGGGCTGCAGTACCCTGTCTGGAACCCCAGCCCCCCCTCTCCACCCTGGGGTGGTTCTGATTGTGGCTGATGCCTGGTTACAAATTGGTTTTTAACCCAagaattgtgattattttttaaaaagccaaacacaTTTTGGCAGGAGTTAGAATAAATCCTGGGGCCTGGGCTCCTCTGTTCTTGACCCTCCATAGTCTTCTCCCTCGAAGGGGAagccagaggggaaggaggattTCAGCCAGCCTCCAGCCTGCTTCCAAAGGAAGTCTTGGGAGTGGGCTGAAGGTGAAGGGAGGACCGCTCAGGCCATTCTCCCTTCTGAGAGGCAGCTGCAGCTCAGGCCCTACCATACCCTTTCCCCTCtggcctctccctttcccccctctggttggaggagggagaagtgggAAGTAGTTTGGGAACTGGTTTGTCCACATCCACTTCCCCATTGTTCCTTGGCCCGCCCTCAGGGCACAGCCCCCTGCCCAAGCTGGGTTAGAGATGGGCTTGGTCCAGCAGGGACCCTGAGGGAGCAAACCCCTTTCCTTCTGGGGAGAGTGTGCCCCCCTACCATGTAGTTGAACAGGGGCTAGGagctctccactcccctccctctAACAGCAGGCTGTGTGGGTCTCAattcccatccttcccaccccggCTAGGTGTCGTCCACCTGTATCCTATcatgtgtctgagtgtgtgtgggggggttctGTACTAATTTCCATGGCCGGTGGCTTTTCCTTCCATGCATCACTCCCCCCCGCATGCCCAGGGGCCACCCGCCTGGCATTACCGCATGCTGGGGtcattgggggaggggggtggggctcACGCTGTCCTGTGgtcttgagatttttatttttgcatatgtaatCCATCCTGTACAGGTAGCTAACTTTGTAAACGCTGTGTATTTCCCCTGCCCCCATGGCTGCTGGTGTAAATAAACTGCATCTCCCGTTGGTAGCCCGGCCTATCCACCCTCCTTACCATGTCAATGGGGGCAGAGCAAAGCCATTCTCTTAATGTCACAGGAGGCTCCAGAGCCACAAAACGGAACTTTATTTAGTCACAGACACTGACCCTCCATCTGAGAAGCCCAGAAGCAAGGGCCTGGGCCCCAAGGCTCCATACCCAGAGCTCGTCCTTGGAGCTGGGCAGGGTAGGACACTGGCTGAGGGCCAGAGCTGTCTCTTGCTTACAGCCTTAGGCCTAGGGTAGCAGCAGCTGTGGCTTGGCCTCTCCCAATGCTGGGGGCTTGGCTTTGTGCCCCAATCCCCTTTCTGACTGAGCTCTATAAAggactatttaaaacaaaaaacaacaaaaaaaaaaaaaacaagcaaagtgctttgaaaaaaagGGGAGAACACTGGAAACTATCCAGAACACAGAGAACACCCTATTCCTGCTACAGGGACGGAGAGAGAAGGTAAGAGGCGGCTAGGTGCCTGTAAGGGAAGCGGACACGACCTTCATtcctgctgtgtgacttcagtCTCAAAAGACAGATACTcccttaagaaacagaaaaatactccAGGCTCCCTACAGAAGTATGCTGGGGCCATGCTGAGCTGCCCTGGCAGGCAGCCCTGGGTACTGAGGAGCAGACATGCAGGACAATGGGAAGAGCTAGGGCCACAGCTGGGAGGGAATCCTCGgagcccaggctccccactgagctgggccATCAGCTCAGCTCTGAACTTTAGGACCCTACAAGTGAAGGAAGATGACATCCTTATTTCTACCTGAGTTGTGCTTGCACAGAGATGGGCTGTCTGTACCCTTGTGGATGTAAAGGGGAGGCCCTTTACCTGCCTCCTATGTCCTATGGAGGAGGACCTGCCACATCctttccacccctccctcccaagCCCTTGGGCCCAGCTCTGGCCAGGAAAGGGGGGAGGCCATAAAGAAGGGAGACCAtgcctttcattttctccctATGTCCTTATCGTCCATACATCCCAAATACTAGGAAGCTGAAGAAGACAGTGACCCCCACCAGGGAGACAGTGGCAGGTGCTGTGAAGAACTGGCGGTAATTGATACGGAAGTACCAGACCACACCCAACAGCACCACAAACACAGGCACCATGAGGCTGCCCACACTGACGCCGAGGCTGGGGGGTTCAGTGGCCGAGGAGGGGGCCAGGGAGGCTGAAGGGCCTGGAACAGCTGACCCTGGGGGTGAGCGGTGGCAGTGAATCACACAGTTGTCGGTAATGTTCAGGGAACGCAGTGTGCGGGCTGGGTCCTGCAGCAGACGGCCCTGGTAGATGAGTTTCATCTGGCTCTCCTGTCCAGGGAAGTATTTACTGCGAGGATGAACGAGATAGAAGGCAAGACAGAAGGCAACGAATGAGAAGGCTGACAGGCCTGGGTCAGACAAACAGGGCAGTGAGGGAAGAAGTGAAGGGTAAGTTTCTAAGAGGTATCCCACCCAGCCTTGGTGGGGGCCGGACCCGATACCTCCCCGCCACTCCCAGGTGGATCCCAGGCTCCTCTTAGGCGACCAAAGGCTGTGGGCGTGGGGTATGAGCAGCTGCCCACTTTCCGGTCCACTCACCTCTTCAGGGCACCCACAGTATCCTCCGGCCTGGCCACAGCCAGCTCCTCGGTGTCATTGAGGAATTTGAGCCGCACACTGATGAggccggggctgggagggaggcagccgCTATCCTCAGATCTCAGAGGGGCCTCTGGACTGCTGCTTTCCGGGCCTGCGTGTCTTTTGGGAAGGCCTTGGATGTCAAGCAGATGCTCGAGGCTTGGCTCAACACCGCCCCCAGCTCCAGGCTCCCCTGTGGAGTCTCCCCCACTTTCGCCAGCCTCTTCAGCCTTCTCATCATTACCCTCTGATGGATGGGGGAGTTCGGTTGGCTCTGGGGTGCCTTGGCCTGCCACTAGATGGTCCACATGCCCCAGGTGGAGAACAGATGTGTCTCCAGCTGACACAATGGTGCCCAGGAGCTGGTTGCTACTGCTGTCTGCTACGTAGGTAGAGAGCCAAGCTAGGACCAAGGCTAGAATCAGCACCACCACACCTGCCACCACAGTCACCTCATTACCCACACCCTCAATGAGGGTGACATCAGAGAACTCCATGGCCTGGCCGCTGACTGGGTCGACACTGCAGGAACAAAGGAGGACAGCATCAGCAAGGCATGTGGGGTTGCAACCAGGTTCCTAGTTTCTTCAGGTCCTAACTGACTCAGCCCTGAAAGAAAATGGAGTTCAGTGTCCTACAGAAGGGGGAACAAACCTTCCTACCCTTGGACCCCCAACCTAAAGCTAAGGACTTACCCTCTGCCTCTATTGTTAAACACTAGCTTTCAGGTTCCACATCCTTCCTCTCTCATTTCGAGCTCCCAAAGAGCATGGATCATCAGGAACATTTCATGGCTTTGTTGTGGTGACTGCTGCTGTCACTGGCTGTTGCTTTTTTGGTAGGTGGGGAATAAACGTTTGCTTCCTTATGCCCTGAGTTTCTCTAGGATTTCTATCACTTGGTCTAGCAACTATGCCCCCCTCAGAAGCCTCCAAGGTGGCTTCTGAGAGACCAAAGAggctgaaatattttattttagggtcTTCTGGAGGCATAGTGCAGCCACTCTTGCCAGATTTTTCCATTTGAACCCTACCTCATTCGTGGTCACGTATTCAGGTTCAGATGTCAAgaaccaaaaaattaatttttcatcagAAGCATGGTCAGACCACCCCAAAGGGGACACATCTGCAGGAGCCATCAGCAGACATCATGCAGCAGGCACCGTGTCTACCACCTCTGAAATTCTTCTGACAAGTCCTAGAAAGCGAAGGAGGACAGACACCAGAAACACCAACAGAGGCTCAAAACTGCAAAACCACTAACTGGAAAGGATttggaaaatattccaaaatagcTCTCACAATCCATATCCCTATCTCTCTTTGTGCACGGTGTAGTTTCTCCCCTGGCGATTTCTTAGAAAGGCAGAAGGATGGTGGCTTGCTCCTTTAGAGTACCTACTCTTTCCCTCACAGAATGGAGGGCTGGATGTGAACCAGAATGTGTGGCTTTCACAACTGTCCCCAGGCAAATCCAATCTGATGATTAGCATCAACAGAGTATTCTCACAATACCTATAAAACTTCATTATACTCCTCTACCGGTCCATCTTTCTCTACTAGACTTCTGAAAGACAGGATCACATGTATTTTTCTATGTACCCTAGTGCCCAGCATAATGCCACAGTCGCCGCTCAAAGAATATCTGTAGGACATAGCAACATCTGAATAGCTTCCACATCTTATTTAGAACATGGGCCCTggagtaaaaaaaacaaaaaacaaaaaacctaactATAATCCTGGCCTTGCCTCTTACTAGCTCTCTAATCTCCGACAACTTTCTCAGAGCCTCAGCTTGCTCATCGGTAAAATGGGGTTaaaaatagtacctacctcataaggTGTTTTGACGGTGACGGGAAATCAACGAAGCAAaacacttagcacagagtctggcaCATTGCAATGGTTCAATAGATAAATGGCAGCAATTACTTATCGCTCCCACAACTAGCCCCTAACGGTAAGATGGTTAATGTCACCAATCCtgatttacagaaaaggaaactgcgGCGAACAGAGGCGAAAACGACTGGCACAGACACAGGGCACTTTCTTGGGTTGGGGAGGACCCCACGTCTCCCGCCTCAGAGGCCTTTGGGGGGTCCCCTCAGTCTGTAGGCGAGCCTGACCGCGCGGTGAGGAGGGGTCCCGACCCTGCCTTTTCTGAGGCGAAGACTCCGCGTGGGGCGGCCCTATTCCCGCGGCGCTGGAGAGGAGTCGGTGGGCCCACCCGAGGCGAAGGTCTACCTAGTTCCTGGCCGCCAAGCTCAATTATCCCAGCCCATAAGGGGTAGAGTCCGGTGAGGGGGTCACAAACCATTCACACCCCTCAAACtttggggcggggctgggggcctggaggCGGGGCTTGAGTACGCGGGGAGTCATGGGAAATTAAAGGGGGATTGAGCCGGTACTGTGCCTGGATAGGGAAAGAGGTCCTCACCTGAAACGGCCAGACTAAGTGTTTTGACTTCGCCAGGACGGCCCATGGACTCACCTTTCCGtaggggccgggggaggggctggctatCCCCGATTCTGTCCGGGGTCCCGTCTCTTCCGGCTTCTCCCGGAAGCTGTTTTAATCAGAGACAGGAAATCCCGCCTCCGCGCTCTGCACTGATGACGTAAGTTTACGTAAGGCGGGCTGACGTAAACGTATTCTTTAAAAAGGACTGGTTTCTTAGCGGAAGGAGGGGCGGAGTTACTGTTGGCGGGATCGTCGCCCTCCCAGGGCGGGGCCAAGCTTACTGGGCGGAGCCTAAAGAGCCCACGGGTGAGGGGCAGGACCACATAGAGTTGTGGGTGGTGCTTGGGAGAAGGCGTGGCTTCGTTTCTGGGGGACCAGCGTGCTGGCATAGTCCTGCAGATCGTGAGCGGCTCTTTCTCGGTCCGGGCATGTTCTTTTGGCCTTGCTCCCAGCCTCCAGGGTTGATTGGATTTATTACTGCTCTGTAACGCACAATGAGCTCCTGGTTAGCGGGATCAGTAGGGACTGGTCTCTCTGACCTCCAAAAG from Mustela nigripes isolate SB6536 chromosome 16, MUSNIG.SB6536, whole genome shotgun sequence includes these protein-coding regions:
- the ATXN7L3 gene encoding ataxin-7-like protein 3 isoform X2, with translation MKMEEMSLSGLDNSKLEAIAQEIYADLVEDSCLGFCFEVHRAVKCGYFFLDDTDPDSMKDFEIVDQPGLDIFGQVFNQWKSKECVCPNCSRSIAASRFAPHLEKCLGMGRNSSRIANRRIANSNNMNKSESDQEDNDDINDNDWSYGSEKKAKKRKSDKNPNSPRRSKSLKHKNGFSVCTSASNTLPLLFSSSGELSNSDPFKYNNSTGISYETLGPDELRNLLTTQCGVISEHTKKMCTRSVRCPQHTDEQRRAVRIYFLGPSAVLPEVESSLDNDSFDMTDSQALISRLQWDGSSDLSPSDSGSSKTSENQGWGLGTNSSESRKTKKKKSHLSLVGTASSLGSNKKKKPKPPAPPTPSIYDDIN
- the TMUB2 gene encoding transmembrane and ubiquitin-like domain-containing protein 2 isoform X3; its protein translation is MEFSDVTLIEGVGNEVTVVAGVVVLILALVLAWLSTYVADSSSNQLLGTIVSAGDTSVLHLGHVDHLVAGQGTPEPTELPHPSEGNDEKAEEAGESGGDSTGEPGAGGGVEPSLEHLLDIQGLPKRHAGPESSSPEAPLRSEDSGCLPPSPGLISVRLKFLNDTEELAVARPEDTVGALKSKYFPGQESQMKLIYQGRLLQDPARTLRSLNITDNCVIHCHRSPPGSAVPGPSASLAPSSATEPPSLGVSVGSLMVPVFVVLLGVVWYFRINYRQFFTAPATVSLVGVTVFFSFLVFGMYGR
- the ATXN7L3 gene encoding ataxin-7-like protein 3 isoform X1, whose product is MKMEEMSLSGLDNSKLEAIAQEIYADLVEDSCLGFCFEVHRAVKCGYFFLDDTDPDSMKDFEIVDQPGLDIFGQVFNQWKSKECVCPNCSRSIAASRFAPHLEKCLGMGRNSSRIANRRIANSNNMNKSESDQEDNDDINDNDWSYGSEKKAKKRKSDKLWYLPFQNPNSPRRSKSLKHKNGFSVCTSASNTLPLLFSSSGELSNSDPFKYNNSTGISYETLGPDELRNLLTTQCGVISEHTKKMCTRSVRCPQHTDEQRRAVRIYFLGPSAVLPEVESSLDNDSFDMTDSQALISRLQWDGSSDLSPSDSGSSKTSENQGWGLGTNSSESRKTKKKKSHLSLVGTASSLGSNKKKKPKPPAPPTPSIYDDIN
- the TMUB2 gene encoding transmembrane and ubiquitin-like domain-containing protein 2 isoform X2; this encodes MSVDPVSGQAMEFSDVTLIEGVGNEVTVVAGVVVLILALVLAWLSTYVADSSSNQLLGTIVSAGDTSVLHLGHVDHLVAGQGTPEPTELPHPSEGNDEKAEEAGESGGDSTGEPGAGGGVEPSLEHLLDIQGLPKRHAGPESSSPEAPLRSEDSGCLPPSPGLISVRLKFLNDTEELAVARPEDTVGALKSKYFPGQESQMKLIYQGRLLQDPARTLRSLNITDNCVIHCHRSPPGSAVPGPSASLAPSSATEPPSLGVSVGSLMVPVFVVLLGVVWYFRINYRQFFTAPATVSLVGVTVFFSFLVFGMYGR
- the ATXN7L3 gene encoding ataxin-7-like protein 3 isoform X3; its protein translation is MKMEEMSLSGLDNSKLEAIAQEIYADLVEDSCLGFCFEVHRAVKCGYFFLDDTDPDSMKDFEIVDQPGLDIFGQVFNQWKSKECVCPNCSRSIAASRFAPHLEKCLGMGRNSSRIANRRIANSNNMNKSESDQEDNDDINDNDWSYGSEKKAKKRKSDKLWYLPFQNPNSPRRSKSLKHKNGELSNSDPFKYNNSTGISYETLGPDELRNLLTTQCGVISEHTKKMCTRSVRCPQHTDEQRRAVRIYFLGPSAVLPEVESSLDNDSFDMTDSQALISRLQWDGSSDLSPSDSGSSKTSENQGWGLGTNSSESRKTKKKKSHLSLVGTASSLGSNKKKKPKPPAPPTPSIYDDIN
- the TMUB2 gene encoding transmembrane and ubiquitin-like domain-containing protein 2 isoform X1, producing MSVDPVSGQAMEFSDVTLIEGVGNEVTVVAGVVVLILALVLAWLSTYVADSSSNQLLGTIVSAGDTSVLHLGHVDHLVAGQGTPEPTELPHPSEGNDEKAEEAGESGGDSTGEPGAGGGVEPSLEHLLDIQGLPKRHAGPESSSPEAPLRSEDSGCLPPSPGLISVRLKFLNDTEELAVARPEDTVGALKSKYFPGQESQMKLIYQGRLLQDPARTLRSLNITDNCVIHCHRSPPGSAVPGPSASLAPSSATEPPSLGVSVGSLMVPVFVVLLGVVWYFRINYRQFFTAPATVSLVGVTVFFSFLVFGMYGR
- the ATXN7L3 gene encoding ataxin-7-like protein 3 isoform X4, yielding MKMEEMSLSGLDNSKLEAIAQEIYADLVEDSCLGFCFEVHRAVKCGYFFLDDTDPDSMKDFEIVDQPGLDIFGQVFNQWKSKECVCPNCSRSIAASRFAPHLEKCLGMGRNSSRIANRRIANSNNMNKSESDQEDNDDINDNDWSYGSEKKAKKRKSDKNPNSPRRSKSLKHKNGELSNSDPFKYNNSTGISYETLGPDELRNLLTTQCGVISEHTKKMCTRSVRCPQHTDEQRRAVRIYFLGPSAVLPEVESSLDNDSFDMTDSQALISRLQWDGSSDLSPSDSGSSKTSENQGWGLGTNSSESRKTKKKKSHLSLVGTASSLGSNKKKKPKPPAPPTPSIYDDIN